Proteins encoded in a region of the Paenibacillus sp. E222 genome:
- a CDS encoding AraC family transcriptional regulator gives MLITPDHRRYFMTPRDQPLPLYIESIGYNGNQENVYRPAGYPCYHWLQTVKGAGEFRFAGSTVQLGETSGILLPPSEPHEYVRSQGEWETLYITFGGSQCPAITESLGLGEAALHQWDAESPLEYYGREVLGSISSDQDLSGLEASADMYRFLILLKKHGMTGSRSSISHAVERLAPLISFMNEHYADPEIGLEQMAAIPGITPRHLNTLFKQSFGMTAYSYFILLRIRKSKEWMTGDSKLTVKETAAKVGFRDASHFVATFRRIEGLTPEQYRTLY, from the coding sequence ATGCTCATCACACCCGATCATCGGCGCTACTTTATGACTCCACGGGATCAGCCGCTTCCGCTCTACATCGAGAGCATAGGATACAACGGCAATCAGGAGAATGTGTACAGACCTGCCGGATATCCTTGTTATCACTGGCTTCAGACGGTGAAGGGAGCTGGAGAGTTCAGATTTGCAGGTTCAACTGTACAGCTGGGGGAGACATCCGGCATTTTGCTGCCGCCGAGTGAGCCGCACGAGTATGTTCGCTCGCAAGGAGAGTGGGAGACTCTTTACATTACATTTGGAGGCTCCCAGTGCCCGGCCATTACAGAGTCGCTTGGTTTGGGGGAGGCAGCACTTCACCAGTGGGACGCAGAGAGCCCGCTTGAATATTATGGCAGGGAAGTGCTGGGTTCCATCAGCAGTGACCAGGATTTATCTGGATTGGAAGCGTCAGCGGACATGTACCGGTTTCTGATTTTGCTCAAAAAACACGGCATGACAGGCAGTCGATCTTCGATCTCCCATGCCGTGGAACGGCTGGCTCCTTTAATTTCATTTATGAATGAACACTATGCCGATCCCGAAATCGGCCTTGAACAGATGGCTGCCATACCAGGCATTACGCCTAGGCATCTGAATACTCTTTTCAAACAATCCTTTGGCATGACTGCCTACAGTTATTTCATTCTCCTCCGTATTCGCAAATCAAAAGAATGGATGACAGGGGACAGCAAACTAACCGTGAAGGAAACGGCAGCGAAGGTTGGTTTTCGGGATGCGAGTCATTTTGTGGCTACTTTTCGGCGGATTGAGGGCTTAACTCCGGAGCAGTATCGAACGTTATATTAA